One genomic window of Eggerthella timonensis includes the following:
- a CDS encoding helix-turn-helix transcriptional regulator has protein sequence MRAPSALKPDVPSFGYATFLSINATSIWGGIYPYLPAFCQTSLTTIVFYTVQIAAFWLAFCAAMAFTWARPSLSRGAHVLAFSAPLAFGPLMLVGAMYLESLALVLVVGAAALIGVGSAGYLMSWQRVFASLDSARGNLALIKGTGFSALLYFFLCFIPTALTAYLIPLVLVPLAGLCLWIAARATDAQQPMFDDVPREHAVVYKNALRESFLPALSVGALGFCSGAIRFIAVTHQELLSTINIFSMFALLAVVAVFYGAWRRRTIHVDLMSVFRVLFPIAATCLIVLPFAGSAFTTVGSGVTYACFMLATVLMMMHCGQISRDSGINPVLIFAFYGTITYFMQMCGYLVGYASGSAAGLGVEQLSFVALVALYVMLLIALVGRKVGKLHTNRLEFLMLTPKAPQKETSAEIAVTQAVRSRDEATSAGAGAEPQLADRVSKRCKRLSELYGLSSREAEVMELLVRGYSGPAIAEMLFISENTMRTHSKRIYAKLDIHKKQELLVLVEQM, from the coding sequence ATGCGTGCTCCATCAGCATTGAAACCGGACGTGCCAAGCTTCGGCTACGCGACGTTTCTATCCATCAACGCAACGTCCATCTGGGGCGGCATCTACCCCTACTTGCCCGCATTCTGCCAAACGTCGCTCACCACCATCGTATTCTACACGGTTCAGATCGCCGCGTTCTGGCTGGCGTTCTGCGCGGCCATGGCCTTCACGTGGGCCCGGCCCAGCCTCTCGCGCGGGGCGCATGTGCTCGCGTTCTCGGCGCCGCTCGCATTCGGGCCGCTCATGCTGGTGGGGGCCATGTACCTGGAATCGCTCGCGCTCGTGCTGGTGGTGGGCGCGGCAGCGCTCATCGGCGTGGGGTCGGCGGGCTACCTTATGAGCTGGCAGCGCGTGTTCGCCTCGCTCGACAGCGCGCGGGGCAACCTCGCGCTCATCAAGGGCACCGGCTTCTCGGCGCTGCTGTACTTCTTCCTGTGTTTCATCCCCACGGCGCTCACCGCCTACCTTATACCGCTGGTGCTGGTGCCGCTGGCCGGGCTGTGCCTGTGGATCGCCGCGCGAGCGACGGATGCGCAGCAGCCCATGTTCGACGACGTCCCGCGCGAGCATGCGGTGGTGTACAAAAACGCGCTGCGCGAGAGCTTCCTTCCGGCGCTGTCGGTGGGCGCGCTCGGGTTCTGCTCGGGCGCCATCCGCTTCATTGCGGTCACGCACCAGGAGCTGCTCAGCACCATCAACATCTTCTCGATGTTCGCGCTGCTGGCCGTGGTGGCCGTGTTCTACGGGGCGTGGCGGCGGCGCACCATCCACGTGGATCTCATGAGCGTGTTCCGCGTGCTGTTCCCCATCGCAGCGACGTGCCTCATCGTGCTGCCGTTCGCCGGTTCCGCGTTCACCACGGTGGGAAGCGGCGTGACGTACGCGTGCTTCATGCTGGCGACCGTGCTCATGATGATGCACTGCGGCCAGATCTCGCGCGACAGCGGCATCAACCCGGTGCTCATCTTCGCGTTCTACGGCACCATCACCTACTTCATGCAGATGTGCGGCTACCTGGTAGGCTACGCCTCGGGCAGCGCGGCGGGGCTCGGCGTGGAGCAGCTGTCGTTCGTGGCGCTCGTGGCCCTGTACGTGATGCTGCTCATCGCGCTGGTGGGGCGCAAGGTGGGCAAGCTGCACACGAACCGCCTGGAGTTTCTCATGCTCACGCCGAAGGCGCCGCAAAAGGAGACGTCGGCCGAGATCGCCGTGACGCAGGCGGTGCGCTCCCGTGACGAGGCAACGTCGGCCGGTGCGGGCGCAGAGCCGCAGCTGGCCGACCGCGTGTCGAAGCGCTGCAAGCGCCTGAGCGAGCTCTACGGCCTGTCCAGCCGCGAGGCCGAGGTCATGGAGCTGCTCGTGCGCGGCTATTCGGGCCCGGCTATCGCCGAGATGCTGTTCATATCCGAGAACACCATGCGCACCCATTCGAAGCGCATCTACGCGAAGCTCGACATCCACAAGAAGCAGGAGCTGCTCGTGCTGGTGGAGCAGATGTAG
- a CDS encoding DMSO/selenate family reductase complex A subunit, with translation MSTDRTTLTRRTFVASTGALGALAACGTAASTLYAPTPQAYGDEGGDGESIVWTHCHVNCGGACVLQCHVQDGELKYVESDNTGDASFGAVEARACLRGRSIRPWLGSADRLNYPMKRVEGTKRGDGQYERISWDEALDTIASEFKRITEKYGNESVFIQECSGVEQNIMMNNPFFRLFNLLGGEVTRYGSYSSAAISFGAVPYTYGKSWGNRSLKTIQEGELVVLFGFAPNDMRMAGDGPGYDLNVVREKKNARIIVIDPRRNETCTNQGAEWIPIVPGTDAALVAGIAHELISQNLVDLDFLHTYCVGFDEESMPEDARGKHLSYRDYIMGTGYDQVEKTPAWAASITKVPAERIVKLAHEIAESDPCYICQGLGPQRHTNGDNAARAIMVLPQLVGQVGKPGTTSGGTIGNDDIGLSSLPTGDNPIKTKFPNFLWPEAIRDGAKLTATNAGIQNADSLKVGIKFLVNYGNNMMANQNADINFTTDILRDESLCEFILQYDVARTASCNWADIVLPDLTPQETYSLTAAGESNDVEGIRFGQPLYEPKFERREVYEVCGELAKRLGVYDEYSEGGMTREDWCRKLYDELREDKPELPTYDEGVKMGAFTYDTGPSTDVDKFILDPEANPLKTATGKIQIYSPELAEMAETWTVQDGDVISPIPVYYPGFDGPDATTDEFPFQIVDFHHKGTTHSTYAANEVLHKLSPFQAWINPIDAERQGIADLDPVRLVSAQGEIRTTAKVTNRVIPGVIMYPQGAWHDADMQGDRVDHGGCSNTLTSRHCAPVSKGTGQHSVIGTIEKVEG, from the coding sequence ATGTCAACAGATCGCACCACGCTGACCCGCCGCACGTTCGTCGCATCGACCGGAGCGCTGGGAGCGCTGGCCGCCTGCGGCACCGCGGCGAGCACGCTGTACGCGCCGACGCCGCAAGCGTACGGCGACGAGGGCGGCGACGGCGAGAGCATCGTGTGGACGCACTGCCACGTCAACTGCGGAGGGGCCTGCGTGCTGCAGTGCCACGTGCAGGACGGCGAGTTGAAGTACGTGGAATCGGACAACACCGGCGACGCGTCGTTCGGCGCCGTGGAGGCGCGCGCCTGCCTGCGCGGACGCTCGATCCGCCCGTGGCTGGGCAGCGCCGACCGCCTGAACTACCCCATGAAGCGCGTCGAGGGAACGAAGCGCGGCGACGGCCAGTACGAGCGCATCAGCTGGGACGAGGCGCTCGACACCATCGCCAGCGAGTTCAAGCGCATCACCGAGAAGTACGGCAACGAGAGCGTGTTCATCCAGGAATGCTCGGGCGTGGAGCAGAACATCATGATGAACAACCCATTCTTCCGCCTGTTCAACCTGCTGGGCGGCGAGGTCACCCGCTACGGCAGCTACTCGAGCGCCGCCATCAGCTTCGGCGCCGTGCCGTACACCTACGGCAAGTCGTGGGGCAACCGCTCGCTCAAGACCATCCAGGAGGGCGAGCTGGTGGTGCTGTTCGGCTTCGCCCCGAACGACATGCGCATGGCCGGCGACGGCCCGGGCTACGACTTGAACGTGGTGCGCGAGAAGAAGAACGCACGCATCATCGTCATCGATCCGCGCCGCAACGAGACGTGCACGAACCAGGGAGCCGAGTGGATCCCCATCGTGCCGGGCACCGACGCGGCGCTCGTGGCGGGCATCGCGCACGAGCTGATCTCGCAGAACCTCGTGGACCTCGACTTCCTGCACACGTACTGCGTGGGATTCGACGAGGAGAGCATGCCCGAGGACGCACGCGGCAAGCACCTGTCGTATCGCGACTACATCATGGGAACCGGCTATGATCAGGTAGAGAAGACGCCCGCATGGGCCGCCTCCATCACGAAGGTCCCGGCCGAGCGCATCGTGAAGCTGGCGCACGAGATCGCCGAGTCCGACCCGTGCTACATCTGCCAGGGCCTCGGGCCGCAGCGCCACACCAACGGCGACAACGCCGCGCGCGCCATCATGGTGCTGCCGCAGCTGGTAGGCCAGGTAGGCAAGCCCGGAACCACGTCAGGCGGCACCATCGGCAACGACGACATCGGCCTGAGCTCGCTTCCCACGGGAGACAACCCCATCAAGACGAAGTTCCCGAACTTCCTGTGGCCCGAAGCCATCCGCGACGGGGCGAAGCTCACCGCCACGAATGCCGGCATCCAGAACGCCGACAGCCTCAAGGTGGGCATCAAGTTCCTCGTGAATTACGGGAACAACATGATGGCCAACCAGAACGCCGACATCAACTTCACCACCGACATCCTGCGCGACGAGAGCCTGTGCGAGTTCATCCTGCAGTACGACGTGGCGCGGACCGCCTCGTGCAACTGGGCCGACATCGTGCTGCCCGACCTCACCCCGCAGGAAACGTACAGCCTGACGGCCGCCGGCGAGAGCAACGACGTGGAGGGCATCCGCTTCGGCCAGCCCCTCTACGAGCCGAAGTTCGAACGCCGCGAAGTGTACGAGGTGTGCGGCGAGCTGGCGAAGCGCCTGGGCGTGTACGACGAGTACTCCGAGGGCGGCATGACGCGCGAGGACTGGTGCCGCAAGCTCTACGACGAGCTGCGCGAGGACAAGCCCGAGCTGCCTACGTACGACGAGGGCGTGAAGATGGGCGCGTTCACCTACGACACCGGGCCCTCGACCGACGTGGACAAGTTCATCCTCGACCCCGAGGCGAACCCGCTGAAAACCGCCACGGGCAAGATCCAGATCTACTCCCCCGAGCTTGCCGAGATGGCCGAAACGTGGACGGTGCAGGACGGCGACGTGATCTCGCCCATCCCCGTGTACTATCCGGGCTTCGACGGACCCGACGCCACCACCGACGAGTTCCCGTTCCAGATCGTGGACTTCCACCACAAGGGCACGACGCACTCGACGTACGCCGCCAACGAGGTGCTGCACAAGCTGTCGCCGTTCCAGGCGTGGATCAACCCGATCGACGCCGAGCGCCAGGGCATCGCCGACCTCGATCCCGTGCGCCTCGTGAGCGCGCAGGGCGAGATCCGCACCACGGCGAAGGTGACGAACCGCGTGATCCCCGGCGTCATCATGTACCCGCAGGGCGCGTGGCACGATGCCGACATGCAGGGCGACCGCGTGGACCACGGCGGATGCAGCAACACGTTGACCAGCCGCCATTGCGCCCCGGTGTCGAAGGGCACGGGCCAGCACAGCGTGATCGGCACGATCGAGAAGGTGGAGGGGTAA
- a CDS encoding DMSO/selenate family reductase complex B subunit, whose translation MTQYGFYFDATRCTGCKTCEAACRDYHDLPLELSYRHVYELEGGSWNQAADGTWTTDSYTYYTSFACSHCANPACTHVCPTGAMHKDDNGIVSVDTHRCIGCGYCELACPYGNPHVDRDKGHSVKCDGCAERVAAGKQPVCVEACSMRSLSFGPMDSLPSGGELAAVAPLPDPSVTTPNFLIKACASSQPCGSTSCVVANAAEVK comes from the coding sequence ATGACGCAGTACGGATTTTACTTCGACGCGACGCGCTGCACGGGCTGCAAAACGTGCGAGGCCGCGTGCCGCGATTACCACGACCTGCCGCTCGAGCTGTCGTACCGGCACGTGTACGAGCTGGAAGGCGGCTCGTGGAACCAGGCGGCCGACGGCACCTGGACCACGGATTCCTACACGTATTACACCTCGTTCGCGTGCAGCCACTGCGCGAACCCGGCCTGCACGCACGTGTGCCCCACCGGCGCCATGCACAAGGACGACAACGGCATCGTGTCGGTCGACACGCACCGCTGCATCGGCTGCGGTTACTGCGAGCTGGCCTGCCCCTACGGCAACCCGCATGTCGACCGCGACAAGGGCCACAGCGTGAAGTGCGACGGCTGCGCCGAGCGCGTGGCCGCGGGTAAGCAGCCCGTGTGCGTGGAGGCGTGCTCCATGCGCTCCCTGTCGTTCGGCCCGATGGACAGCCTGCCGAGCGGCGGCGAGCTGGCCGCTGTGGCGCCGCTGCCCGACCCCAGCGTGACCACGCCGAACTTCCTCATCAAAGCCTGCGCCTCGTCGCAGCCGTGCGGCTCCACGTCGTGCGTCGTCGCCAACGCCGCGGAGGTGAAGTAA
- a CDS encoding dimethyl sulfoxide reductase anchor subunit family protein, whose amino-acid sequence MGTGFEHTALAVFTTLAPMGAGAFIALAYAFIAGQPDEAAAKRLDRWTALPLAVLAVGFLGAFMHLASPFNAFGVFTGVGASPLSNEILVGVAFALLAVAYWVLALAGRLSFALRKTLLVVLAALAVVFAAFCGLAYMMYTIPTWNTPLSIVQMVGYMLAGGTVLGFCTVGFAQVGLPKGAGTVALALTLAGVAVGTVGFGVQIAGLDAIRNIWSSAAELVPAIWMLLGAFAVCGLVAAALTFVAAKKAFAPVLMAAACIIVAAGIFVARIGFYGLYMGIAL is encoded by the coding sequence ATGGGAACCGGATTCGAGCACACCGCGCTGGCGGTATTCACCACCCTGGCGCCGATGGGCGCCGGAGCGTTCATCGCGCTGGCGTACGCGTTCATAGCCGGCCAGCCCGACGAGGCCGCCGCGAAGCGCCTCGATCGCTGGACGGCCCTCCCGCTCGCCGTGCTGGCCGTGGGCTTCCTCGGCGCATTCATGCACCTCGCGAGCCCCTTCAACGCCTTCGGCGTGTTCACGGGCGTGGGCGCCTCCCCGCTGTCGAACGAGATCCTCGTCGGCGTGGCGTTCGCCCTGCTGGCCGTGGCGTACTGGGTGCTGGCGCTGGCCGGGAGGCTGTCGTTCGCGTTGCGCAAGACGCTGCTCGTGGTGCTTGCGGCGCTGGCCGTGGTGTTCGCCGCCTTCTGCGGACTGGCCTACATGATGTACACTATCCCCACGTGGAACACGCCGCTGTCCATCGTGCAGATGGTGGGCTATATGCTGGCGGGCGGCACGGTGCTGGGCTTCTGCACCGTGGGCTTCGCCCAGGTAGGCCTGCCGAAAGGCGCGGGCACCGTGGCGCTCGCGCTGACGCTGGCCGGCGTGGCGGTGGGCACGGTGGGCTTCGGCGTGCAGATCGCAGGGCTCGATGCCATCCGCAACATCTGGTCGTCGGCGGCCGAGCTCGTGCCGGCCATCTGGATGCTGCTGGGCGCGTTCGCGGTGTGCGGTCTCGTCGCCGCGGCGCTGACGTTCGTCGCGGCGAAAAAGGCGTTCGCGCCGGTGCTCATGGCGGCAGCCTGCATCATCGTCGCCGCAGGCATCTTCGTGGCGCGCATCGGGTTCTACGGCTTGTACATGGGCATTGCGCTGTAA
- a CDS encoding dimethyl sulfoxide reductase anchor subunit family protein, protein METALNEITLVLFTTIAPAGVMGYLTMALAIVLARDEERAGTISRYLVVPLVLAISGLIASATHLGTPANALYVITGIGRSPLSNEVVAAVAFLALGGVYWILSFRDDLRRSFRVAWLAATAVAGFVFVGYIAVAYSVPSVPTWNLPTAPLTLWLNALSSGPLVGLFGLLLARQEPSGRMTAALLALTALAAVGNAAVLGMQWQELGGIATTTTRAVDLVPAMPLVIGAYAACEAIAIALGGAGALRRTIGGGNDPFAAAQRTRAARLALTATSAVLALAACFAVRFTFYALHMTLGV, encoded by the coding sequence ATGGAGACGGCGCTCAACGAGATCACCCTCGTGCTGTTCACCACCATCGCTCCGGCGGGCGTCATGGGATACCTCACCATGGCGCTCGCCATCGTATTGGCCCGCGACGAAGAGCGCGCCGGCACCATCAGCCGCTACCTCGTGGTGCCGCTCGTGCTGGCCATCTCGGGGCTCATCGCGTCGGCCACCCATCTGGGAACGCCCGCGAACGCGCTGTACGTGATCACCGGCATCGGCCGCTCGCCCCTTTCGAACGAGGTGGTTGCCGCCGTGGCGTTCCTGGCGCTGGGCGGCGTGTACTGGATCCTGTCGTTCCGCGACGACCTACGACGCTCTTTCCGCGTCGCGTGGCTGGCCGCCACCGCGGTGGCGGGCTTCGTGTTCGTGGGGTACATCGCCGTGGCGTACTCGGTGCCCTCCGTTCCCACGTGGAACCTGCCCACCGCGCCGCTGACGCTGTGGCTGAACGCGCTGTCGAGCGGGCCTTTGGTAGGGCTGTTCGGGTTGCTGCTGGCGCGCCAGGAGCCGAGCGGGCGCATGACCGCGGCGCTGCTGGCGCTGACCGCGCTTGCCGCTGTAGGAAACGCCGCGGTGCTGGGGATGCAGTGGCAGGAGCTGGGCGGCATCGCGACCACCACCACGCGCGCCGTCGACCTGGTACCGGCGATGCCGCTGGTCATCGGCGCGTACGCCGCGTGCGAGGCGATCGCCATCGCGCTGGGCGGCGCGGGAGCGCTGCGGCGCACCATCGGCGGCGGCAACGACCCCTTCGCCGCCGCGCAGCGCACGCGGGCGGCGCGACTGGCGCTGACGGCCACAAGCGCGGTGCTGGCGCTGGCCGCATGCTTCGCTGTGCGCTTCACGTTTTACGCGCTGCACATGACGCTGGGGGTGTGA
- a CDS encoding TetR/AcrR family transcriptional regulator — MKYDVTRKPTRGAQRTLDAFSGSLLTLLAEQPFEQVTVNELCQRAGYPRATFYNYFDDKYDLLDYGWMRIGAHLQLDEASSMSAEEGLRVCFDRAYDLCAAHLDVVKRTLAYNAGSGYLLNRLRGVMQTQIRTMLRACPERVAGRIPYELIADHFGNTLFLVLEWSLLGERRCTKAQAYEYLRYLLAGV; from the coding sequence ATGAAGTACGACGTGACGAGGAAGCCCACGCGCGGGGCGCAGCGCACGCTCGACGCCTTTTCGGGGTCGTTGCTGACCCTGCTGGCCGAGCAGCCGTTCGAGCAGGTGACGGTCAACGAGCTGTGCCAACGTGCCGGGTATCCGCGCGCGACGTTCTACAACTACTTCGACGACAAGTACGATCTGCTGGATTACGGCTGGATGCGCATCGGGGCGCATCTGCAGCTGGACGAGGCCTCGTCGATGAGTGCGGAGGAGGGGCTGCGCGTGTGCTTCGATCGCGCGTACGATCTGTGCGCCGCGCACCTCGACGTCGTGAAGCGCACGCTTGCTTACAATGCAGGCTCGGGCTACCTGCTGAACCGCCTGCGCGGCGTCATGCAAACCCAGATCCGCACGATGCTGCGCGCCTGCCCCGAGCGTGTGGCGGGCCGCATCCCCTACGAGCTGATCGCCGACCACTTCGGCAACACGCTGTTCCTCGTGCTGGAATGGAGCCTGCTCGGCGAACGCCGCTGCACGAAGGCGCAGGCCTACGAGTACCTGCGCTACCTCCTCGCCGGGGTGTGA
- a CDS encoding EFR1 family ferrodoxin (N-terminal region resembles flavodoxins. C-terminal ferrodoxin region binds two 4Fe-4S clusters.) has product MIFYYSATGNSQHVARRLADALDDRAISIRACRDAGRASFELAEGEAVGFVTPTHFMGLPILMTDFFDALDLRTSAVEPPYAYLVATFGNFSGTARVMTADALRVRGIPLAAAFGVRMVDTWTPMFDASDDERNLRITHEADARVDDIAVRIRARQTGAHRVRTGPPLVGSLMHAHWRACRSTAPFFVDASCIGCGACARNCPVGAIRMEDGTPAWTNDSCAQCLACLHRCPAFAIQHGPNTKKHGQWVHPDEIPTSRQ; this is encoded by the coding sequence ATGATCTTCTACTATTCAGCCACCGGGAACAGCCAGCACGTGGCGCGCCGTCTCGCCGACGCGCTCGACGACCGTGCCATTTCGATCAGGGCATGTCGAGACGCGGGCCGCGCGTCGTTCGAGCTTGCGGAGGGCGAGGCCGTCGGCTTCGTCACGCCCACGCACTTCATGGGGCTGCCCATCCTCATGACCGACTTCTTCGACGCCCTCGACCTCCGAACGAGCGCCGTCGAACCCCCGTACGCCTACCTCGTGGCCACGTTCGGCAACTTCAGCGGCACGGCGCGCGTCATGACCGCCGACGCGCTGCGCGTCCGCGGCATCCCGCTGGCTGCCGCGTTCGGCGTGCGCATGGTGGACACCTGGACGCCGATGTTCGACGCATCGGACGACGAGCGCAACCTGCGCATCACGCACGAAGCGGACGCGCGCGTCGACGACATCGCCGTTCGCATCCGCGCCCGGCAGACGGGCGCGCACCGCGTCCGCACGGGGCCGCCCCTCGTAGGCTCGCTCATGCACGCGCATTGGCGCGCCTGCCGGTCCACCGCGCCGTTCTTCGTGGATGCTTCCTGCATCGGCTGCGGCGCGTGCGCCCGGAACTGCCCCGTGGGCGCCATCCGCATGGAAGACGGTACGCCCGCCTGGACGAATGACTCATGCGCGCAGTGCCTCGCGTGCTTGCATCGCTGCCCCGCGTTCGCCATTCAGCACGGGCCGAACACGAAAAAGCACGGACAGTGGGTGCATCCCGACGAAATTCCGACATCTCGGCAATAA
- a CDS encoding peptidase domain-containing ABC transporter, whose protein sequence is MAKINAIFQSEHSECGLAAAACVLQYHHVPVTLGDLRDKYGSPKGGLTLQNIKMILEDEGVGYKGIRVLDPGCLKDQREPSIVFWDDSHFVVLYRVCLSRYFVMDPKMGKVSYSEKEFYKHFSRYSLVINEVREAKASKKKLHDRTSGKGIFRQFLILAKNTKMTIIGIVAVMFLLKMLTLVVPVATQFVVDGNVAVDKVSVLRIVFLVCVIGVLYYLSSVCNGLLLTSLQLNWSKCLSENFYEKALSKKLQFYINRSSGSMIYKSSLISMIQATLSGSAIQNAIDMLFLFVYIAFMLVASVELTLIVLLICAIVVFSSLVYAKWNYSINSRVMEAQSDVQQLSVELFSGIETVKSLGEEPHFLLKWMERYRKSLDGLKEQGKITAWMSSISGTLIFILPITVLMFGVREIQMGSMTLGLVVAFMTLSSYLSDPFSKLIGSVSQFMLLKSYLNQVADVTEERGLLEDISGTKVMRHVGEIELENVAFKFSRFDRYVVCNMNLRIKKGEKVAIVGRSGSGKSTLLKLISGLISPTSGTIAIDGTAVSRYDKGSLRNMICFVPQDPIVFGDTLLENLMLDGADISHKSRIEVLEASGVSGIAKEMNAGFHSIISENGMNISGGQKQRIAIARSLLKNPSVIIMDEPTSSLDGLSEKKIIDYIAQCERTVIIAAHRLNTVKKMDRIIVLEDGAVVEEGTHEQLLLRNGLYCDLYNESSERGDN, encoded by the coding sequence ATGGCTAAGATAAACGCGATATTCCAATCTGAACATAGCGAATGCGGGCTCGCCGCAGCAGCATGCGTACTACAATACCATCACGTGCCTGTTACGCTTGGCGATCTTCGTGACAAATACGGATCCCCTAAAGGGGGCTTGACCCTCCAGAACATCAAAATGATCTTAGAAGATGAAGGTGTGGGCTACAAAGGCATTCGCGTATTAGATCCGGGGTGTCTTAAAGATCAAAGAGAGCCGAGCATTGTATTTTGGGACGATAGTCATTTTGTTGTATTGTATAGAGTCTGTTTAAGCAGATACTTCGTGATGGATCCTAAAATGGGAAAAGTGTCGTATTCGGAAAAGGAATTCTATAAACACTTCTCACGGTATTCGCTTGTGATTAATGAGGTTCGGGAAGCCAAGGCGTCGAAAAAAAAGTTACATGACCGAACTAGCGGAAAGGGCATCTTCCGGCAATTCTTGATATTGGCAAAAAATACCAAAATGACGATAATTGGGATTGTTGCCGTAATGTTTCTCTTGAAAATGCTCACCCTCGTTGTTCCGGTTGCAACACAATTCGTAGTTGATGGCAATGTCGCTGTCGATAAGGTGTCTGTCTTACGGATCGTATTTCTTGTATGTGTCATAGGGGTACTTTACTACTTATCTTCTGTGTGCAATGGATTGCTGCTTACAAGTCTCCAGCTAAACTGGAGCAAATGTTTGTCGGAGAATTTTTACGAAAAGGCACTCAGCAAAAAATTACAGTTTTATATCAACAGGTCTTCTGGCTCGATGATATATAAGTCCAGCCTGATTTCCATGATTCAGGCTACGTTGTCAGGAAGCGCTATACAGAACGCAATAGATATGCTCTTCCTCTTTGTTTACATTGCGTTTATGTTAGTCGCATCGGTTGAGTTGACTCTGATTGTACTGTTGATTTGCGCCATAGTTGTGTTTAGCTCCCTTGTCTATGCAAAATGGAATTATTCAATCAATAGTAGAGTGATGGAAGCCCAAAGCGATGTTCAGCAATTGTCAGTGGAATTGTTTTCTGGAATAGAGACGGTCAAATCGCTCGGTGAAGAACCGCACTTTCTTTTGAAATGGATGGAAAGATACCGAAAGAGCCTGGATGGCCTTAAAGAGCAGGGAAAAATCACCGCATGGATGTCGAGCATATCAGGCACCCTCATCTTCATCCTTCCAATCACTGTTCTCATGTTTGGCGTTCGGGAGATTCAGATGGGCTCAATGACTTTAGGTCTGGTTGTTGCTTTTATGACCCTATCATCATACTTATCTGATCCTTTTTCGAAGCTCATCGGTTCTGTTTCCCAGTTCATGCTTCTGAAGTCGTATCTAAATCAGGTAGCTGATGTTACGGAAGAAAGAGGTTTGTTGGAAGACATCTCGGGCACCAAAGTTATGCGGCATGTTGGAGAGATAGAACTTGAAAACGTGGCATTCAAATTCAGCCGCTTTGACCGATATGTGGTATGCAATATGAATTTACGTATCAAGAAAGGCGAGAAAGTGGCTATCGTCGGGAGAAGCGGAAGCGGAAAAAGTACTCTGCTTAAGCTTATAAGTGGATTGATCAGTCCGACATCAGGAACGATCGCGATCGATGGCACTGCTGTGTCTCGGTATGATAAAGGGTCTCTTCGCAATATGATATGCTTTGTTCCGCAAGATCCAATCGTGTTCGGTGATACTCTTTTGGAGAACTTGATGCTCGATGGTGCGGATATTTCTCATAAGTCTCGAATTGAGGTACTCGAAGCTTCAGGGGTGAGCGGTATCGCGAAAGAAATGAACGCCGGTTTTCATTCAATTATATCTGAGAACGGTATGAATATTTCTGGAGGTCAAAAGCAAAGAATAGCAATCGCACGCAGTCTTTTAAAGAATCCCTCGGTAATCATCATGGACGAACCTACAAGTTCCCTGGATGGCTTGTCTGAAAAAAAGATTATCGACTACATAGCACAATGCGAAAGGACTGTTATAATCGCAGCTCACAGACTTAATACTGTCAAAAAAATGGATCGGATTATTGTTCTCGAGGATGGAGCCGTTGTCGAAGAAGGAACGCATGAGCAACTTCTTCTGAGAAATGGTCTATATTGCGATCTCTACAATGAGTCATCAGAACGAGGAGACAACTGA
- a CDS encoding NAD(P)H-dependent oxidoreductase: MKKIFAFCGSRQRNSFTRAILEQISDGYCREKADIEVQIMTPNDYVLNHSEDPAEPFFLGADKNERDNLDDTRMLKRKLEQADLVIFASPTYYGAVTADMKLFIDRFCHLAHLFYFAKKPCQTLVTSDGTGHTQVSNYLKQFCDGLGLVRTCEIVQTSKQKLDLKKLDSVVKAGISAMENPDSLCPGVSMEAAFQSWKLNVLRQDQKCSERAYWTKTGLINYDRLADYFHSLG; encoded by the coding sequence GTGAAAAAAATTTTTGCATTTTGTGGCTCGCGGCAACGAAATAGCTTCACCCGTGCGATCCTTGAGCAGATAAGTGACGGTTACTGCCGCGAAAAAGCAGACATAGAGGTGCAGATCATGACACCGAACGATTATGTCTTGAATCATTCAGAAGACCCTGCGGAGCCTTTTTTCTTGGGGGCGGATAAAAACGAACGCGATAACCTTGATGACACGCGTATGCTTAAACGAAAACTGGAGCAAGCTGACCTAGTCATTTTTGCTTCACCAACATACTACGGAGCTGTTACTGCGGACATGAAATTGTTTATCGACCGCTTCTGCCACCTAGCTCATTTATTCTATTTCGCTAAGAAGCCCTGCCAGACTCTTGTAACTTCCGATGGCACGGGTCATACGCAAGTTTCCAACTATCTTAAGCAGTTTTGCGATGGGTTAGGTTTGGTTCGTACATGCGAAATAGTGCAAACAAGCAAGCAGAAGCTTGATCTAAAAAAACTTGATAGCGTGGTAAAGGCGGGCATTTCAGCGATGGAGAACCCAGACTCTCTTTGTCCGGGCGTGAGCATGGAGGCGGCATTCCAATCATGGAAGCTAAATGTACTTAGGCAGGATCAGAAATGTTCCGAGCGGGCATATTGGACGAAAACCGGTCTTATAAACTACGACAGGCTTGCAGATTATTTTCATTCGCTAGGATGA